A genomic stretch from uncultured Pseudodesulfovibrio sp. includes:
- a CDS encoding ABC transporter permease, with product MAPTGNVYQGGSIFRGLPGSFFQLWFLGSSVLVLLFIAAPLASTIAAPTWERFVETLVDPAVIQSIWLSMSTSGIAALIALIFGTPLAYILARYDFPGKKMVESIIDLPIMIPHPVVGISLLSLTGRDTWFGAFISDLGVEIMGTTTGIVSVLVFVGLPFYVNTVKGGIESIPPRLENVSRSLGAGRGQTFFRITLPLSWRYMLVGMIMCMARAISEFGAIIIVAYHPMTAPVLMYERFTAYGLGWSQPVAVILILVSMLFFLLLRAFSLPRRSGI from the coding sequence ATGGCACCAACCGGCAATGTATACCAGGGAGGCTCCATCTTTCGGGGTCTCCCCGGTTCATTCTTCCAGCTCTGGTTTCTGGGCTCGTCTGTCCTGGTACTGCTGTTCATTGCGGCTCCACTGGCCTCGACCATTGCTGCTCCGACCTGGGAACGATTCGTCGAGACACTGGTCGACCCTGCCGTAATCCAGTCGATATGGCTTTCCATGTCCACTTCGGGCATAGCCGCACTTATCGCACTGATTTTTGGCACTCCCCTGGCCTACATTCTGGCTCGATATGATTTTCCGGGTAAAAAGATGGTGGAAAGCATTATCGACCTGCCCATCATGATCCCCCACCCGGTTGTCGGCATATCCCTACTCAGCCTGACCGGACGCGATACGTGGTTCGGTGCGTTCATCTCGGATCTGGGAGTGGAGATCATGGGCACAACAACGGGTATTGTTTCAGTTTTGGTTTTCGTAGGACTCCCCTTTTACGTCAACACCGTAAAAGGCGGTATCGAATCCATTCCACCACGACTTGAAAATGTCTCCCGCTCACTGGGCGCTGGCCGGGGGCAGACCTTTTTCCGAATCACGCTCCCTCTGTCATGGCGATACATGCTCGTGGGGATGATCATGTGCATGGCCCGCGCCATCAGCGAATTCGGTGCCATCATCATCGTGGCATACCACCCCATGACCGCCCCGGTACTCATGTACGAACGCTTCACCGCTTACGGTCTTGGCTGGTCTCAACCGGTAGCCGTTATCCTGATTCTGGTGAGTATGCTCTTTTTCCTGCTTCTGAGGGCTTTTTCCCTTCCCAGAAGGAGCGGCATATGA
- a CDS encoding ABC transporter ATP-binding protein — translation MIDIRNLTIQLPGFAVSDINLHVQRGEFFTLIGPTGSGKTLVLESLAGLAPKGTGSMLIHGRDISRLPPERRKVSLVYQDHSLFPHLSVLDNITYGQRYHGIDARTGKREAHDLLERLGLSRVASRKPDRLSGGEKQRVSIARALACHPRVLLLDEPMSSLDPQFRAELRQTLKELHGDTGLTILMVTHDFMDALTLASRAAVIRNGRIEQAGNVTEIFRQPATPFVAEFVGMANVLPASFCNGQCSFAGHTVTLDRKPDWNEGYVAFRPEDILVAQTNRFPKDWCTLRGAVTRIDRIGFHWTAQIKCDNQILTATVDQLTALEHSSQKALVHLGIAKPHLHLMPPQISRT, via the coding sequence ATGATCGACATCCGCAACCTCACCATCCAACTGCCCGGATTCGCCGTCTCTGACATCAACCTGCATGTGCAGCGCGGTGAATTTTTCACGTTGATCGGCCCAACCGGATCAGGCAAAACCCTTGTACTGGAAAGTCTGGCCGGGCTCGCCCCCAAGGGGACAGGCAGTATGCTCATTCATGGTCGCGATATATCCAGACTGCCACCGGAACGACGCAAGGTCAGCCTCGTCTATCAAGACCATTCGCTATTTCCGCACCTATCCGTGCTGGACAATATCACTTACGGCCAACGCTATCACGGTATCGACGCCCGGACCGGCAAGCGGGAAGCGCATGATCTGCTGGAACGACTCGGTCTATCCCGCGTGGCCTCCCGGAAGCCTGACCGGCTGTCAGGAGGAGAAAAACAACGTGTATCCATCGCCCGCGCCCTGGCCTGTCACCCACGCGTGCTGCTGCTCGATGAACCAATGTCTTCACTGGACCCTCAGTTCCGAGCCGAATTACGGCAAACGCTCAAGGAACTACATGGAGACACGGGACTGACCATCCTCATGGTGACACATGATTTTATGGATGCTTTGACTCTGGCGTCACGCGCGGCTGTCATCCGCAATGGTCGTATCGAACAGGCAGGCAACGTCACCGAAATTTTTCGCCAGCCTGCCACCCCGTTTGTGGCTGAATTTGTGGGTATGGCCAACGTCTTACCTGCTTCCTTCTGCAACGGGCAGTGTTCATTTGCCGGGCACACAGTGACGCTGGACAGGAAACCCGACTGGAATGAGGGCTACGTGGCATTCCGACCTGAAGACATACTGGTGGCTCAGACAAACCGATTCCCGAAAGACTGGTGCACTCTTCGCGGCGCCGTCACCCGAATTGACCGCATAGGCTTCCACTGGACCGCACAAATCAAGTGCGACAATCAAATCCTCACCGCAACAGTGGACCAACTGACGGCTCTGGAACACTCCTCTCAAAAGGCCCTGGTGCATCTCGGCATAGCCAAACCCCACCTGCACCTCATGCCGCCACAGATTAGCCGAACATAA
- a CDS encoding ATP-binding protein: MVMHPEKNGSYDKLSRNIALTIIAVSLAPLILVGGLIFDQFRSIYHEKVYAHLAELVDKHKHEIDSFLKDKLSEIQYLNKVFTYEQLSDPVFIEQTLKGLRQQYGRIFVDLGVIDENGKQVAYAGPLNLLGADYSQAQWYKKSRDKVTYISDVFMGLRQSPHFIITINNMDTKKWTLRASIDFLAFSSIVENIRIGETGCAYILNQEGVFQTTPLTNQKIALNPIESSTVPASTRGVTIRKALSDDDETYITVSSPMKNGDWSLVYQQKYADAFSAMTRSEIITLIIFLLGGLSIAVTAVVISRKLVVRLKSMDAESELMSKQIVETGKLAAIGELAAGIAHEINNPVAIMIEEAGWVSDLLEDEKAQITAASEIDRALRQVRTQGQRCKDITHKLLSFARQSDSRLTEISLPSLIEEVVDISMQQAKYAKVDFSLDLDTELPRINASTTELQQVLLNLVNNSIQAMEPVGGVLSISCNAEIENVVISVADTGPGIPAANLSRIFDPFFTTKPVGKGSGLGLSICFGIIHQMGGEIDVESAVGKGTRFNIRLPFPPHNTNQETAKEMLHD, translated from the coding sequence ATGGTCATGCACCCTGAAAAGAACGGCTCGTACGACAAACTGTCACGCAACATCGCACTGACTATCATTGCGGTATCGTTGGCGCCGTTAATTCTGGTGGGTGGCCTTATTTTCGACCAGTTCCGCTCCATCTACCATGAAAAAGTTTATGCGCATCTTGCTGAACTGGTGGATAAGCACAAGCATGAAATCGACAGTTTTCTCAAGGATAAGCTTTCAGAAATCCAATATCTCAACAAGGTTTTCACTTACGAACAGCTTTCTGACCCGGTATTCATCGAACAGACTCTCAAGGGATTACGCCAGCAATACGGACGAATCTTCGTCGATCTCGGTGTGATCGATGAAAACGGCAAGCAGGTGGCCTACGCCGGACCTCTCAACCTGCTTGGCGCCGACTACTCCCAAGCCCAATGGTACAAAAAGTCTCGAGATAAGGTCACATACATAAGCGACGTGTTCATGGGGTTACGGCAATCCCCTCACTTCATCATTACCATCAACAATATGGATACGAAGAAGTGGACACTCCGCGCTTCCATCGACTTCCTGGCCTTTAGCTCCATCGTCGAAAATATCCGAATCGGCGAAACCGGATGCGCATATATTCTCAATCAGGAAGGTGTGTTTCAGACAACACCGCTCACTAACCAGAAAATTGCCCTGAACCCGATCGAATCCAGCACTGTCCCGGCAAGCACTCGAGGCGTCACCATACGCAAGGCCCTATCCGATGATGATGAAACATACATCACGGTATCCTCGCCCATGAAAAACGGAGACTGGTCACTGGTATATCAACAGAAATATGCCGATGCTTTTTCCGCCATGACCCGAAGCGAGATAATCACACTAATAATTTTCCTGCTGGGCGGCTTGTCCATAGCAGTTACGGCGGTGGTTATCTCCCGAAAGCTTGTGGTCAGGCTCAAGTCAATGGATGCAGAGTCCGAGCTGATGAGCAAGCAGATAGTGGAGACAGGCAAGTTGGCAGCCATTGGCGAACTTGCAGCCGGGATAGCCCATGAAATCAATAACCCTGTGGCTATCATGATAGAGGAAGCTGGTTGGGTCAGTGACCTGCTTGAAGATGAAAAGGCCCAGATAACAGCGGCCTCGGAAATCGATCGAGCACTGCGCCAAGTCCGCACCCAAGGTCAACGGTGCAAGGATATCACCCACAAGCTTCTCAGTTTCGCACGACAGTCCGATTCCCGCCTCACTGAAATTTCACTCCCGTCTCTTATCGAAGAAGTCGTAGACATCTCGATGCAGCAAGCCAAATATGCCAAGGTTGATTTTTCTCTGGACCTCGACACAGAGCTGCCGCGCATCAATGCTTCCACCACTGAACTGCAACAGGTTCTTCTCAATCTCGTCAACAATTCCATTCAGGCCATGGAGCCTGTCGGAGGCGTCCTGTCCATCTCATGCAATGCAGAGATCGAAAATGTTGTCATCTCTGTGGCCGACACCGGCCCCGGCATACCGGCAGCCAATCTGAGCCGGATATTCGATCCGTTTTTCACTACCAAACCCGTGGGCAAAGGCAGCGGCCTTGGTTTGTCCATATGTTTCGGAATAATCCACCAGATGGGTGGAGAAATAGACGTTGAAAGCGCAGTGGGCAAAGGGACCAGATTCAATATCCGGCTTCCCTTTCCTCCTCACAACACCAATCAGGAAACAGCAAAGGAGATGCTCCATGACTGA
- a CDS encoding response regulator, which translates to MTDATVLIVDDEVGFVEAIAKRLDKRNMTVFKAFNGDEAMASLAENAGIQVVILDMKMPIKDGLTVLQEIKEAYPLVEVIMLTGHATVPTAIEGIQHGAYDYLMKPCDFGELTAKILEAVSLKEDHEAEAVDARVSDIANRMA; encoded by the coding sequence ATGACTGATGCCACCGTATTGATAGTGGACGATGAAGTGGGTTTCGTCGAAGCGATCGCCAAGCGGCTCGACAAGCGAAACATGACTGTCTTCAAGGCGTTCAACGGCGACGAGGCCATGGCCAGTCTCGCAGAAAATGCGGGTATTCAAGTCGTCATTCTGGACATGAAGATGCCCATCAAGGATGGACTGACCGTATTGCAGGAAATCAAGGAAGCGTACCCCTTGGTCGAAGTCATCATGTTGACTGGTCATGCAACGGTTCCCACGGCCATCGAAGGTATCCAGCACGGTGCCTACGACTACCTCATGAAGCCCTGCGACTTCGGAGAATTGACTGCCAAGATTCTCGAAGCCGTTTCGCTGAAAGAGGATCACGAGGCTGAGGCAGTGGATGCCCGAGTCTCGGATATTGCCAACCGGATGGCATAA
- a CDS encoding response regulator — MTGKKEIRLLIVDDETGFADVLCKRMKRRGIEACSAFSGEEAIRILRKRDFDIAIVDLKLEGMNGVEILKVFKLLVPQMPVIMLTGHGCEVARAACIKNGAAGYLSKPFDFNELLDMICQHAGLERAS, encoded by the coding sequence ATGACTGGCAAAAAAGAAATCAGACTTCTCATCGTGGACGATGAAACCGGGTTTGCCGATGTGCTCTGCAAACGCATGAAGCGGCGCGGCATTGAAGCCTGCTCCGCTTTCAGCGGGGAAGAAGCCATTCGGATTCTCCGAAAGCGTGATTTCGATATTGCCATAGTGGACCTCAAGCTTGAAGGGATGAACGGAGTCGAAATTCTGAAGGTTTTCAAACTGCTCGTACCGCAGATGCCGGTTATCATGTTGACCGGCCATGGATGCGAAGTAGCACGAGCGGCCTGTATTAAAAACGGTGCCGCCGGATACCTGTCAAAGCCATTCGACTTCAATGAACTGCTGGACATGATTTGCCAGCATGCCGGACTGGAGAGAGCGTCATGA
- a CDS encoding response regulator codes for MKQLRVLLVDDEIDFSAPLGKRLARRGMTVHTASSGLNALTELETHPVDVILLDIKMAGMDGLRTLSEIKRTHPKVAVIMLTAHVDTDIVLASMGLGACGYLMKPVNIDELVDKVRKASRNDK; via the coding sequence ATGAAGCAACTCAGGGTTCTGCTGGTCGACGACGAAATTGATTTCAGCGCACCTCTTGGCAAGAGGCTGGCTCGACGGGGCATGACTGTGCATACAGCCTCCAGCGGCCTGAATGCGTTGACAGAACTTGAAACCCATCCAGTGGACGTCATCCTGCTTGATATCAAGATGGCGGGCATGGACGGACTCAGGACCCTGAGCGAAATCAAGCGAACTCATCCAAAGGTAGCCGTCATCATGCTCACCGCCCATGTAGACACGGATATAGTCCTTGCAAGTATGGGGCTGGGAGCATGCGGGTACCTGATGAAGCCGGTAAACATTGATGAACTGGTTGACAAAGTACGCAAAGCAAGCAGAAATGATAAGTGA
- a CDS encoding sulfite exporter TauE/SafE family protein, translating to MRFFSQWGKFMLAGAGAMAEWEIANAKSIVSSRKKLMIIGLMIIPIILGGIAFADEIGPVLPDLLGGKKAYSPAFYSLGIFMVSIAIGMGAGLITGCIGAGGGFIIAPALMSAGIKGILAVGTDLFHIFAKAIMGSVIHRKLGNVSVPLAAVFLIGAIIGATAGGIINRVLYEINPVLSDAFITTIYSVMLGFLGMYALTDFLRSRKAGGGGDAHGGSEGAELGAMSKSLQDVNFPPMIKFDQDLIPGGRQISWVFLVLSGALVGLAAGIMGVGGGFLTFPIFVYVLGVSSMTTVGTDIFQIVFTAGFASVSQYAIYGFIFYTLAMGMLIGSLLGIQIGALVTKVVPGITIRGFYAMAVLAGFVNRIFALPGKLGEMGIIPISPGVGSVLNDIGIWAFFIVIGGFSVWVIGTFLKNIPSLKRKES from the coding sequence ATGAGATTTTTCAGTCAGTGGGGGAAGTTCATGCTCGCCGGGGCTGGCGCCATGGCAGAATGGGAAATTGCCAACGCCAAATCCATTGTGAGCAGTCGAAAGAAGCTCATGATCATCGGTTTGATGATCATTCCCATCATTCTTGGCGGTATTGCATTCGCTGATGAAATCGGACCGGTATTGCCTGATCTGCTCGGCGGCAAAAAGGCATACAGTCCTGCATTCTACAGCCTGGGCATTTTCATGGTGTCCATCGCCATCGGCATGGGTGCGGGTCTCATCACCGGATGTATCGGTGCAGGTGGCGGTTTCATCATCGCCCCGGCCCTCATGTCAGCAGGCATCAAGGGTATTCTGGCAGTCGGAACCGACCTGTTTCACATCTTTGCCAAGGCAATCATGGGCAGCGTCATCCACCGCAAACTCGGCAACGTTTCCGTACCCTTGGCCGCAGTATTCCTCATAGGTGCGATCATCGGTGCCACAGCAGGCGGTATTATCAACCGCGTGCTGTACGAGATCAACCCGGTATTGAGTGACGCGTTCATCACCACCATCTACTCCGTGATGCTCGGGTTCCTTGGTATGTATGCCCTGACCGACTTCCTGCGCTCACGCAAGGCAGGCGGCGGTGGCGATGCCCATGGCGGCTCCGAAGGTGCAGAACTGGGCGCCATGTCCAAGTCCCTTCAGGACGTCAATTTCCCGCCCATGATCAAGTTTGACCAAGATCTGATCCCCGGCGGACGCCAGATCTCCTGGGTCTTCCTGGTCCTGTCCGGCGCCCTTGTCGGTCTTGCAGCCGGTATCATGGGCGTTGGCGGTGGATTCCTGACCTTCCCGATCTTCGTCTACGTTCTTGGTGTGTCTTCCATGACCACTGTCGGTACCGACATCTTCCAGATCGTATTCACTGCCGGTTTTGCATCGGTCAGCCAGTACGCCATCTATGGTTTCATCTTCTACACCCTGGCCATGGGTATGCTTATCGGCTCGCTGCTCGGCATCCAGATCGGTGCACTGGTCACCAAAGTCGTGCCCGGTATCACCATTCGCGGATTCTACGCCATGGCGGTCCTGGCAGGCTTCGTAAACCGTATCTTCGCTCTGCCCGGCAAGCTCGGAGAGATGGGCATCATCCCCATTTCGCCAGGAGTCGGTTCGGTACTCAATGACATCGGTATATGGGCGTTCTTCATCGTCATCGGAGGATTCTCCGTCTGGGTCATTGGAACGTTCCTCAAGAACATTCCTTCGCTCAAGAGAAAGGAGTCATAA
- a CDS encoding ATP-binding protein yields the protein MMNLHNYYETVIQLTHGIVVTLDLKGRIIHGNSELEFLSGYTMQELAGRDWFETFIPEDDREVARHAITDSFLEQGVSAFAGVISARDGDTVYVNWNLKPLVDSNGEIISLLCVGQDVTNLILREKGLLRERYSLIERNRELDCLYKISQIMTSMEPKLAVMLDQVVHLLPHAFKDPAQTHVRLTLDGESWKTVGRSEDTHSFAEPLVVNEEHRGMLTVSVDKDSNNPSPAVLKHKKGFLVMVAKHVAILIGKKETRRAKQALESQLRQADRLAKIGQFSAGVAHEINEPLANILGFAQLALQTPGLSEQAANDLGNIVDSSLHAREIIRKLMFFSRQFPPQKISVNLNELVDQALHITSANAKRYHVEVRREFDDALPHIMADPQHIKQVVVNLAANAIQAMPDGGTLTARTVDKGDVYLIIEDTGTGMGQDTLKHIFSPFYTTKDVDKGTGLGLSVVHGIVKAHNGFIQVNSAPNQGTQVEIAFPSQRNTTVYP from the coding sequence ATGATGAACCTCCACAATTATTATGAAACGGTCATTCAGCTGACTCACGGCATCGTGGTCACACTCGACCTCAAAGGGAGGATCATTCACGGCAACTCCGAGCTGGAGTTTCTCTCTGGCTACACTATGCAGGAGTTGGCCGGAAGGGACTGGTTTGAAACCTTCATCCCTGAAGATGACCGCGAAGTAGCTCGGCACGCAATCACAGACAGCTTTCTTGAACAGGGAGTGTCTGCTTTTGCAGGAGTCATTTCAGCCCGGGACGGTGACACTGTTTACGTCAATTGGAACCTCAAACCTCTGGTTGACTCCAATGGCGAGATTATCAGCCTCTTGTGCGTTGGTCAGGATGTAACCAACCTCATTCTCCGTGAAAAAGGCCTCCTTCGCGAACGATACTCCCTTATTGAACGGAACCGGGAACTCGACTGCCTCTACAAAATCAGCCAGATCATGACCAGTATGGAACCAAAACTCGCCGTCATGCTCGACCAGGTAGTCCATCTGCTGCCACATGCCTTCAAAGACCCGGCACAAACCCATGTCCGGCTCACGCTGGATGGAGAAAGCTGGAAAACCGTGGGACGGTCCGAAGACACCCACTCCTTTGCCGAACCGCTTGTCGTCAACGAAGAGCACCGGGGCATGCTGACCGTCTCCGTGGACAAAGACTCCAACAATCCGTCCCCGGCGGTACTCAAGCACAAGAAAGGTTTCCTGGTCATGGTGGCGAAACACGTCGCCATTCTCATCGGCAAAAAGGAAACCCGACGTGCCAAGCAGGCACTTGAAAGCCAGCTTCGTCAGGCTGACAGATTGGCGAAAATAGGCCAGTTCTCTGCTGGTGTTGCCCATGAGATCAACGAACCGTTGGCAAACATCCTCGGTTTTGCCCAACTGGCCCTCCAGACACCGGGACTCTCAGAACAGGCGGCCAACGATCTCGGAAACATTGTCGATTCATCCCTGCATGCACGCGAGATCATTCGCAAGCTCATGTTTTTCAGTCGTCAATTCCCGCCTCAAAAAATCTCCGTGAATCTCAACGAGTTGGTAGACCAGGCGCTGCACATTACGTCTGCCAATGCCAAACGCTACCATGTGGAGGTCAGGCGTGAATTCGACGATGCCCTGCCCCACATCATGGCCGACCCGCAGCACATCAAACAGGTTGTGGTCAATCTGGCAGCCAATGCTATTCAAGCCATGCCCGATGGCGGCACCCTGACCGCCCGTACAGTGGACAAGGGTGATGTCTATCTCATAATAGAAGATACCGGCACCGGTATGGGACAGGACACGCTCAAGCACATATTCAGCCCGTTCTACACCACCAAGGATGTAGATAAAGGAACCGGGCTGGGGCTGTCAGTAGTTCACGGCATCGTCAAGGCACACAACGGATTCATCCAGGTAAACTCCGCTCCTAATCAAGGTACACAGGTAGAAATTGCCTTCCCCAGCCAACGCAACACAACGGTATACCCATGA
- a CDS encoding sigma-54 dependent transcriptional regulator codes for MSDQIRILAVDDSANTLEVLKRNLQSGGYEVYTCQAVAEALPLLEELDIDLVITDFRMPQATGLDLIKYVRENHQHIEIMMITGYPSIPGAVKAIKDGAGEYLAKPFTAEELISAVQRIVDRLLRRRILSTGDTPPDNFGIIGNSPEMKRVFRRIEQASKSDANVLISGNSGTGKELVARAVHYNSDRRSAPFVPVNCTAIPEGLVESELFGHVKGAFTGAKNGRAGFFEIAHGGSIFLDEIGDASPNMQAKILRVIQSKEFCKVGSSKVLTADTRILAATHENLKQLVEEGSFREDLYYRINIVDIPVPTLRERGDDILALITHFLNKFSKAMRRTAPILSDEAYNALRNHPWPGNVREMENLIHRLVVVVDRDVIEVADLPEDMRFSLPAGGRVDRSLDEVETEHILNVLAMTGDNKTRAAEILGINRKTLREKLKRIESNK; via the coding sequence ATGAGTGATCAAATCAGGATTCTGGCGGTGGACGACAGCGCCAACACCCTTGAAGTTCTCAAGCGCAATCTTCAGTCCGGCGGCTACGAGGTCTACACCTGTCAGGCCGTGGCTGAAGCCCTCCCCCTGCTTGAAGAACTGGACATAGACCTTGTTATCACGGACTTTCGTATGCCGCAGGCTACTGGTCTTGACCTCATCAAATACGTCCGCGAGAACCATCAGCACATCGAAATAATGATGATCACCGGCTACCCTTCCATTCCCGGTGCGGTCAAAGCCATTAAGGACGGAGCCGGAGAATATCTCGCCAAACCGTTTACGGCAGAAGAACTGATCTCAGCAGTACAGCGCATAGTGGATCGCCTACTTAGGCGACGCATTCTCAGTACAGGCGACACTCCCCCGGACAATTTCGGCATCATTGGCAATTCCCCTGAAATGAAACGTGTTTTTCGACGTATTGAACAGGCCTCAAAAAGTGATGCAAATGTTCTCATTTCCGGCAATTCCGGCACAGGCAAGGAGCTTGTAGCCCGCGCTGTGCACTATAACAGTGACCGGCGGTCCGCTCCGTTCGTCCCGGTCAACTGTACCGCCATCCCGGAAGGGCTGGTGGAATCCGAACTCTTCGGTCACGTCAAAGGAGCCTTTACCGGAGCCAAAAACGGTCGAGCCGGTTTTTTTGAGATTGCCCACGGCGGTTCTATTTTTCTGGACGAAATCGGGGACGCCAGTCCCAATATGCAGGCAAAAATCCTCCGCGTGATCCAGTCCAAGGAGTTCTGCAAGGTCGGCTCCAGCAAAGTCCTCACGGCTGACACCCGCATTCTTGCCGCCACCCATGAAAACCTGAAGCAACTGGTGGAAGAAGGCAGTTTCCGCGAAGACCTGTATTACCGCATCAATATCGTGGACATTCCGGTTCCCACTCTGCGCGAACGTGGTGACGACATACTCGCGCTCATCACCCATTTTCTGAACAAATTCTCTAAAGCCATGCGGCGCACCGCCCCCATCCTGAGTGACGAAGCTTACAACGCCTTGCGTAATCATCCCTGGCCCGGCAACGTCCGCGAAATGGAGAACCTTATCCATCGCCTGGTTGTCGTCGTGGACAGGGATGTCATCGAAGTCGCGGACCTTCCGGAAGACATGCGTTTCAGCCTGCCTGCCGGTGGGCGCGTAGACCGTTCACTGGATGAAGTGGAAACCGAGCATATCCTCAATGTTCTGGCCATGACCGGAGACAATAAAACCCGCGCCGCAGAAATTCTCGGTATCAATCGAAAGACCCTCCGCGAGAAGCTCAAACGCATAGAATCAAATAAATAA
- a CDS encoding ABC transporter ATP-binding protein, producing MSDAKTPFIRCEHISKVFEKKLDFASKLARKLGGNIIEERVQAVDNVNLFVMPGEVVGLVGESGCGKSTLGRMICDIMQQTSGNIHYKGKNVTEMTAKEKLDYAINVQMIFQDPFASLNPRKRVKSIIGEAPLYHGMTTAKELDDYLDVVMAQCGLDPSFKNRYPHQFSGGQRQRVGIARAMAVNPECLVCDESVAALDVSIQAQILNLFMDLREQHNLTCLFISHDLGVVEHISDRIAVMYLGRIVETAPVDELFESPFHPYTQALLNEVPRLEKRGVEFSPLIGEIPSPLNPPSGCHFHPRCAHVMDICRHEAPTRREVAPGRYARCHLDSRE from the coding sequence ATGAGTGACGCAAAGACACCGTTCATCCGCTGTGAACATATCAGTAAGGTTTTTGAAAAGAAGCTGGATTTTGCCAGCAAACTGGCCCGCAAGCTCGGCGGAAACATTATTGAAGAGCGTGTGCAGGCCGTGGATAACGTCAATCTGTTTGTCATGCCCGGCGAAGTTGTCGGGCTGGTGGGCGAATCAGGTTGCGGCAAGTCCACCCTTGGTCGCATGATCTGCGACATTATGCAGCAGACATCGGGCAACATTCACTACAAGGGCAAAAATGTCACCGAGATGACCGCCAAGGAGAAGCTCGATTATGCCATCAATGTCCAGATGATTTTCCAGGATCCGTTCGCTTCGCTTAATCCGCGCAAGCGCGTGAAGTCGATCATCGGCGAAGCTCCTTTATATCACGGTATGACCACAGCCAAGGAGCTGGATGATTATCTTGATGTGGTTATGGCACAATGCGGGTTGGATCCCTCTTTCAAGAATCGGTATCCGCACCAGTTTTCCGGTGGACAGCGGCAGCGAGTCGGTATTGCTCGCGCCATGGCCGTGAATCCGGAGTGTCTGGTCTGCGATGAATCCGTGGCCGCGTTGGACGTTTCCATTCAGGCACAGATTTTAAATCTGTTCATGGATCTGCGAGAACAGCACAATCTGACCTGTCTGTTTATTTCCCATGATCTCGGCGTGGTGGAGCATATCTCGGACCGCATTGCGGTCATGTATCTTGGGCGCATCGTGGAAACAGCACCTGTTGATGAACTGTTTGAATCGCCGTTTCATCCGTACACACAGGCTTTGTTGAATGAGGTCCCACGGTTGGAGAAACGGGGCGTTGAGTTCTCGCCGCTTATCGGTGAGATTCCATCCCCTCTCAATCCTCCATCCGGGTGTCACTTCCATCCACGCTGTGCGCATGTCATGGATATTTGCAGGCACGAGGCACCGACCCGGCGAGAAGTTGCGCCCGGCAGGTATGCTCGCTGCCATCTGGATTCAAGAGAGTAG